One Mycolicibacterium pulveris genomic region harbors:
- the eccD gene encoding type VII secretion integral membrane protein EccD has protein sequence MTATGTAASTSGVTPGRPATTRVTILTGRRMTDLVLPATAPIETYIDETVAVLAELLEDTPKDVLAGFDFTAQGVWAFARPGAPPLKFNESLDDAGVVDGSLLTLVSVSRTERYRPLVEDVIDAIAVLDESPEFDRAALNRFVGLTIPLVTLAVAVMALVTWRQTGHGWGWAAALTMLGLGLLGGNVIATNRYGNLDAAESLLVAALPALAGAAMLAVPLPRGFDSWGAPQAAGAAAVVLLVTLVSRGGPRRRAELAAFLAVTSLAAVAAAIAFGYGWQYWVASGAVAFGLIIVTNAAKLTVAVARIALPPIPAPGETVTNDELLDPVATFDLTDEESPTWQAIIASVPDSAARLHERSELAKRLLIGFVTAGALVLSAGAIGVVVQGHFFVHSMIVAGLVTTICAFRSRLYAERWCAWALLAAAVLIPTGVMVRLVLWHPDKAWLVLGLYTAAGIVALIAIGATAGVRRISPVTKRILELVDGAAIAAVIPLLLWIASVYDVLRNLRF, from the coding sequence TTGACCGCCACCGGCACCGCAGCATCGACCTCGGGCGTCACACCGGGGCGGCCGGCGACCACGCGTGTGACGATTCTGACCGGCCGTCGGATGACCGACCTCGTTCTACCCGCGACGGCACCGATCGAGACGTACATCGACGAGACGGTGGCAGTCTTGGCAGAGCTTCTCGAGGACACTCCCAAGGACGTGCTGGCCGGGTTCGACTTCACGGCCCAGGGCGTGTGGGCATTCGCCCGGCCGGGCGCTCCGCCACTGAAGTTCAACGAATCGCTCGATGACGCGGGAGTGGTCGACGGGTCACTTCTGACGCTGGTCTCGGTCAGTCGCACGGAGCGCTACCGGCCACTGGTCGAGGATGTCATCGATGCGATCGCGGTGCTGGACGAGTCGCCGGAGTTCGACCGCGCCGCGTTGAATCGCTTCGTCGGCTTGACGATTCCATTGGTGACGCTGGCGGTGGCCGTGATGGCGCTGGTGACTTGGCGCCAGACGGGGCACGGCTGGGGGTGGGCGGCGGCGCTGACCATGCTGGGCCTGGGGCTGTTGGGGGGCAACGTGATCGCGACCAACCGGTACGGGAATCTGGACGCGGCCGAGAGCTTGTTGGTCGCCGCGTTGCCCGCGTTGGCTGGTGCGGCGATGTTGGCGGTTCCGTTGCCCCGCGGCTTCGATTCGTGGGGTGCGCCGCAAGCGGCGGGTGCTGCGGCCGTCGTGCTGTTGGTGACGTTGGTGTCACGCGGTGGGCCGCGCCGAAGAGCCGAACTGGCGGCGTTTCTGGCGGTCACGTCACTGGCAGCGGTCGCGGCGGCGATCGCATTCGGGTACGGATGGCAGTACTGGGTGGCGTCCGGCGCCGTCGCGTTCGGGTTGATCATCGTGACGAACGCGGCGAAGCTGACGGTGGCGGTGGCGCGGATCGCGCTGCCGCCGATCCCTGCGCCCGGGGAGACGGTGACCAACGACGAGTTGCTCGACCCGGTGGCGACCTTCGACCTGACCGATGAGGAGTCACCGACGTGGCAGGCCATCATCGCCTCGGTTCCAGACTCCGCTGCGCGCCTGCACGAACGGAGCGAGCTGGCGAAGCGCCTGCTGATCGGGTTCGTGACAGCGGGCGCTTTGGTGCTGTCGGCCGGCGCGATCGGCGTTGTGGTGCAAGGACACTTTTTCGTGCACAGCATGATCGTCGCCGGGTTGGTCACCACGATCTGCGCGTTCCGGTCGCGACTGTACGCCGAGCGCTGGTGCGCATGGGCGTTGCTGGCCGCGGCGGTGCTCATTCCGACCGGGGTGATGGTCAGGCTGGTTCTCTGGCACCCCGACAAGGCGTGGCTGGTGCTGGGCCTTTACACCGCGGCGGGGATCGTCGCGCTGATCGCGATCGGCGCGACAGCGGGGGTGCGGCGGATCTCTCCGGTGACCAAGCGGATCCTCGAGCTGGTGGACGGGGCAGCGATCGCGGCGGTGATACCGCTGCTGTTGTGGATCGCCAGCGTGTACGACGTGCTGCGCAACCTGCGGTTCTAG
- a CDS encoding MinD/ParA family ATP-binding protein has translation MSADYDRLFRAQNDAVQTVDQAAERDATSADATFNSGPGRSEVTPPALPISTLTHAAPSPPVRDTEITTQMPPTRSAAPQGQANGMMRTPNAEANAGARHEQPRTAPAPPPRPAQAPAPTQHFAEPHSDPVGAGRLGQPTPTSAASIGNHRAIDALSHVGVKSAVKMPPQRGWRHLLYVLTRINLGLSPDELYEMELHHRIRRNARDSYQIGIFGLKGGVGKTAVTVALGSALSRVRGDRILAIDADPDAGNLADRAGRQSAATIADLLADKELARYNDIRAYTSMNAANLEVLSSEDYSGARREFNDEDWKGVTNIVSRYYNLVLADCGAGLFQPAARGVLSTVSGLIIIASASIDGARQAAVTMDWLRQNGYQDLLGRSCVVINHVVPGRPNIDVDDLVAQFERHVPPGRVMVLPWDRHIAAGTEIQLELLGKTFQRRIVELAAALSDDFDRLERR, from the coding sequence ATGTCGGCCGACTATGACCGGCTTTTCCGCGCTCAGAACGACGCTGTGCAGACAGTTGACCAAGCAGCCGAGCGCGACGCAACTTCCGCGGATGCGACGTTCAACAGCGGTCCTGGCCGCAGTGAAGTGACACCGCCCGCGTTACCCATCTCGACCCTGACGCACGCCGCGCCCAGCCCGCCCGTGCGCGACACCGAGATCACCACCCAGATGCCACCCACGCGGTCGGCGGCCCCGCAGGGCCAGGCCAACGGGATGATGCGGACACCGAACGCCGAGGCCAATGCCGGTGCTCGCCACGAACAGCCCAGGACCGCCCCGGCGCCACCACCGCGTCCCGCGCAGGCGCCCGCCCCGACACAGCATTTCGCCGAACCGCATTCGGATCCCGTCGGCGCAGGCCGGTTAGGCCAGCCGACGCCGACTTCCGCGGCGAGCATCGGCAACCATCGGGCCATCGACGCGCTGTCGCACGTCGGGGTGAAGTCGGCGGTCAAGATGCCGCCGCAACGGGGCTGGCGACATCTGCTGTACGTGTTGACCCGTATCAATCTGGGTCTTTCCCCCGACGAGCTCTATGAGATGGAGCTACACCACCGAATCCGCCGAAATGCCAGGGACTCCTACCAGATCGGCATCTTCGGTCTCAAGGGCGGCGTCGGCAAGACCGCCGTCACCGTGGCGCTCGGTTCGGCGCTGAGCAGGGTGCGTGGGGACCGGATTCTGGCGATCGACGCGGATCCGGACGCCGGGAACCTGGCTGACCGGGCCGGCCGGCAATCGGCAGCGACCATCGCAGACCTGCTTGCGGACAAGGAGTTGGCGCGCTACAACGACATTCGCGCGTACACGAGCATGAACGCGGCGAACCTGGAGGTGCTGTCGTCGGAGGACTACAGCGGTGCGCGCCGTGAGTTCAACGACGAGGACTGGAAAGGCGTGACCAACATTGTGTCGCGCTACTACAACCTCGTACTGGCTGACTGCGGGGCCGGGCTCTTCCAGCCCGCGGCTCGTGGTGTGTTGTCGACGGTGTCGGGCCTGATCATCATCGCGAGCGCATCGATCGACGGTGCCCGGCAGGCCGCGGTGACGATGGATTGGTTGCGGCAGAACGGATATCAGGATCTGCTGGGCCGGTCCTGCGTTGTGATCAACCATGTGGTCCCCGGTAGGCCCAACATCGACGTGGACGATCTGGTGGCACAGTTCGAGCGGCATGTTCCACCGGGTCGCGTCATGGTGCTGCCCTGGGACAGGCACATCGCCGCGGGCACCGAGATCCAACTGGAACTGCTGGGCAAGACGTTCCAGCGGCGCATCGTCGAGTTGGCGGCGGCGTTGTCGGACGACTTCGACAGGCTCGAACGGCGTTGA
- a CDS encoding WXG100 family type VII secretion target, translated as MTEQVWNFAGIEGGASEIQGAVGQTAGLLDEGKGSLAALAAVWGGSGSEAYQAVQMRWDSTSAELNAALQNLAQTISEAGATMAQTEAGVTGMFA; from the coding sequence ATGACAGAACAGGTATGGAACTTCGCCGGTATCGAAGGCGGAGCAAGCGAGATCCAGGGCGCCGTCGGCCAGACCGCGGGCCTGCTTGACGAAGGCAAGGGCTCGCTCGCCGCGCTGGCTGCGGTGTGGGGTGGCTCGGGTTCGGAGGCCTATCAGGCCGTGCAGATGCGTTGGGACAGCACATCTGCCGAGCTCAACGCGGCGCTGCAGAACCTGGCGCAGACGATCAGCGAGGCCGGCGCGACCATGGCCCAGACCGAAGCCGGCGTTACCGGGATGTTCGCCTAA
- a CDS encoding WXG100 family type VII secretion target, protein MAQMNTDAAVLAKEAANFERISGELKAVISHVESTAGALAAQMVGQAGTAAQAALARYNEAAARQIQELNDISANIHTSGMQYTATDEDQAGIVAGAMGI, encoded by the coding sequence ATGGCACAGATGAATACCGATGCCGCTGTCCTCGCCAAGGAGGCAGCCAACTTCGAGCGGATTTCCGGTGAGCTGAAAGCGGTTATCTCGCATGTCGAATCCACCGCAGGTGCGTTGGCCGCGCAGATGGTGGGCCAGGCAGGCACCGCCGCACAAGCCGCCCTGGCGCGCTACAACGAGGCTGCCGCGCGTCAAATCCAAGAGCTGAACGACATTTCGGCCAACATCCACACATCCGGCATGCAGTACACGGCCACCGACGAAGACCAGGCCGGCATCGTCGCGGGCGCAATGGGCATCTGA
- a CDS encoding PPE family protein, with product MFWHGMPPELNTARLMAGAGPAPMLQAAAGWEALAVFLETQADELAASLAALASVWSGSACDRAVAATMPMVTWLRTVSAQAQKRALQATAQANSYSLAMATTPPLVEIEQNHITHAVLEATNFFGVNTVPIAVNEFDYFVRMWNQAAGAMDMYQAETALNILFEPILPMKPIVIPGVGEGAASAALGQASAMAPAAAVRNAAIAHVGAQATVESAGLQTGRAVAQVNQAAVHAEGQAQRTQNAHQLGPRDAMQQGMQTGMQMGAQLGSTLAQVPQQAGQMVMQPMQQLTQPLQQVTSMFSQFGSAGSSDKAQMGLIGAGPLSNHPLAGGSGASAGAGLVRAASLPGTGGTSARTPLLANLIGETKPVAVSPGAAAGAGVAGVAPVGAGGGMGPIGAMGQRGTSGGSKQGLKAPSVLPQDLGEEEDDDW from the coding sequence ATGTTCTGGCATGGAATGCCGCCAGAGCTGAACACTGCGCGGCTGATGGCCGGCGCCGGTCCGGCGCCGATGCTGCAGGCCGCCGCGGGCTGGGAAGCGCTGGCGGTGTTCCTGGAAACCCAGGCCGACGAATTGGCAGCGAGCCTGGCCGCGTTGGCGTCCGTGTGGAGCGGTTCGGCGTGCGACCGTGCCGTTGCCGCAACCATGCCGATGGTCACCTGGCTAAGAACGGTTTCGGCGCAGGCGCAAAAGCGTGCGTTACAGGCGACGGCACAGGCCAACTCGTACAGCCTCGCGATGGCGACCACGCCGCCGCTCGTGGAGATCGAACAGAACCACATCACCCACGCAGTGCTGGAGGCAACCAACTTCTTCGGCGTCAACACGGTTCCGATCGCGGTGAACGAGTTCGACTACTTCGTCCGGATGTGGAACCAGGCGGCCGGTGCCATGGACATGTACCAGGCCGAGACGGCGCTGAACATCTTGTTCGAGCCGATCCTGCCGATGAAGCCGATCGTCATCCCCGGGGTCGGTGAGGGCGCGGCCTCCGCAGCGCTCGGGCAGGCCTCCGCCATGGCTCCTGCGGCCGCCGTCCGCAATGCAGCGATTGCGCACGTCGGTGCCCAGGCCACGGTTGAGTCCGCGGGCCTGCAGACCGGTCGCGCTGTGGCGCAGGTCAATCAGGCTGCGGTACACGCCGAAGGTCAAGCGCAGCGGACGCAGAACGCCCATCAGCTCGGGCCGCGGGATGCGATGCAGCAGGGCATGCAGACGGGCATGCAGATGGGAGCTCAACTGGGTTCGACGCTGGCCCAGGTGCCGCAGCAGGCCGGCCAGATGGTCATGCAGCCCATGCAGCAGCTCACCCAGCCGCTGCAGCAGGTGACGTCGATGTTCAGCCAGTTCGGCAGCGCGGGTAGCAGCGACAAGGCCCAGATGGGGCTGATCGGCGCGGGTCCGCTGTCCAACCATCCGTTGGCGGGTGGGTCCGGCGCGAGCGCAGGTGCGGGCTTGGTTCGCGCCGCATCGCTACCGGGGACCGGCGGCACCTCGGCGCGAACCCCGTTGCTGGCCAACCTGATCGGGGAGACCAAACCGGTTGCGGTGTCACCTGGCGCAGCGGCCGGAGCGGGCGTCGCTGGGGTGGCACCAGTCGGCGCAGGGGGTGGCATGGGGCCGATCGGCGCCATGGGCCAACGCGGCACCAGCGGCGGCTCCAAGCAGGGTTTGAAAGCACCGTCGGTGCTGCCCCAAGACCTCGGTGAAGAAGAAGACGACGACTGGTAG
- a CDS encoding PE family protein, whose protein sequence is MQPMTHNPGAVGIGAQVVANGARGLAAGTTASAEVTALVPAGADEVSAQAALAFAAEGVETLAMNTFAQEEMARAGAAYMEIAGIYTAVDGTNAANF, encoded by the coding sequence ATGCAACCAATGACGCATAATCCCGGGGCCGTGGGAATCGGCGCGCAGGTCGTTGCCAACGGAGCGCGCGGCCTTGCCGCCGGTACGACGGCCTCGGCCGAGGTCACGGCGCTGGTGCCGGCGGGAGCCGACGAGGTGTCCGCGCAGGCGGCGCTGGCGTTCGCCGCCGAGGGCGTCGAGACGCTCGCGATGAATACATTTGCGCAGGAAGAGATGGCTCGTGCCGGCGCGGCCTACATGGAGATCGCCGGCATCTACACCGCGGTCGACGGCACCAACGCCGCGAATTTCTGA